A stretch of the Halorussus salinus genome encodes the following:
- a CDS encoding DMT family transporter: MTWLASLESRTPPMAALAVSIVAVSTSAILVRFSDAPSIVKALYRVVFTTLLLAPVAVSRYRDELRALSARDALVAVVTGVALAAHFATWFESLEWTTVAASVTLVQSQPLFVAVGAAVLLDEAINRRMVGGILVAIAGIVFMSLGGLLSGAALAGARPLYGDALALVGAVMAAGYVLAGRSLRQRVALVPYVTVVYTVCAVVLFAVALVEVGGGGTAATVEALTEYPPEEWLLFVGMALGPGIFGHTVINWALKYVESSVVSVTLLGEPVGSTLLALVLLGEVPDLFTVAGGAVVLAGIYVTATGRPSDA, encoded by the coding sequence ATGACGTGGTTGGCGTCGCTCGAATCGCGCACGCCGCCGATGGCCGCGCTCGCGGTCTCCATCGTGGCGGTCAGCACCAGCGCCATCCTCGTCCGGTTCAGCGACGCCCCGAGCATCGTCAAGGCGCTCTACCGAGTCGTGTTCACTACGCTCCTGCTCGCGCCGGTCGCCGTCTCGCGGTACCGCGACGAGCTTCGGGCACTCTCTGCGCGGGACGCGCTCGTCGCCGTCGTCACCGGCGTCGCGCTCGCGGCCCACTTCGCGACGTGGTTCGAGAGTCTGGAGTGGACCACCGTCGCCGCGAGCGTCACGCTCGTCCAGTCCCAACCGCTGTTCGTTGCCGTCGGCGCGGCGGTCCTGCTGGACGAGGCCATCAACCGCCGGATGGTCGGCGGTATTCTCGTCGCCATCGCGGGCATCGTGTTCATGTCGCTCGGTGGCCTGCTGTCGGGGGCCGCGCTCGCCGGAGCGCGACCGCTCTACGGCGACGCCCTCGCGCTCGTCGGCGCGGTCATGGCCGCTGGCTACGTGCTGGCCGGGCGGTCGCTCCGCCAGCGAGTCGCCTTGGTGCCCTACGTCACCGTGGTTTACACCGTCTGTGCGGTCGTCCTGTTCGCCGTCGCGCTGGTCGAAGTCGGCGGAGGAGGGACGGCGGCGACCGTCGAAGCACTGACCGAGTATCCCCCCGAGGAGTGGCTCCTCTTCGTCGGCATGGCCCTCGGACCGGGCATCTTCGGGCACACGGTCATCAACTGGGCGCTGAAGTACGTCGAGTCGAGCGTGGTCAGCGTCACGCTACTGGGCGAACCGGTCGGTTCGACCCTCCTCGCGCTGGTTCTCCTCGGGGAGGTGCCCGACCTGTTCACCGTGGCTGGCGGCGCGGTCGTCCTCGCGGGCATCTACGTCACCGCGACCGGCCGACCGAGCGACGCGTAG
- a CDS encoding PKD domain-containing protein, protein MSDRARSVLLTLLLVVSSVSAGVGSVAAAPTGDATTFHVTQGGNCYEVSPLTSSEETVEEFYDYRAGPDTKYGSYGEGSQAVQDNQVSHLFVYEGEQGLSLVMLHDDLNESEGGAISFDLSGLPSDREWVIEDDSYENRDDNFDHSGTSSSIDWMWSPGRTDGAVVRGLGGSFDAITIDSAFGENSWAYQERQNQWQYATDDVDWKLRSGDGSEYDLTKGQSLTIEKGSCADETAPNAALSANPQTAQTGESVSFDASESSDGQTAIAEYRWDFDGDGEIDETTASATTSHAYDTADSYDAAVTVVDEGGNTDTATTSVAVESGDSTAPSVTLDAPETVTAGEEFTASAAAPNASNVSSYEWTFGSATESGQEVSHTYDSAGTYDVTVNVTYDNGTSVEESATIEAVEPSDGSPTAAFSLSSQTVANNEAVELDASSSSDDEGIASFDWQFGDGESASGETVEHAYDETGEYEITLTVTDTDGNTDTANETVTVTEPKTIEYVNATAVRIHGDYETVFVDATFFDTSGVGTSNYDLGPVNGTTVVHAQDEGKWGPVISSVSVHEEGIDTPANASKKNPDFEAQLDAVRPERPSTFVQNATKVDNGTYEVTFGYVNPNDHEMSGGSKLVGGDGSEESRKTFLPGRHTVTVEWTPESNDSNLVWETDFSTFGLGASTTTSPTPEQIESGDMPPVASLAAAPTTVEVDETVAFTAGQSRDDENVTEYEWDFDGDGETERTTEHSNVTKAYAAAGTYHATVTVVDTSGQTDTAQTTVTVEEASTEPPTDAGPNAALAVDDTFAFGSIGTLVASGSTGDGDLTYEWDLDTAKDGYERDTGHQSYIGIETWNVYDDEGTYEVSVTVTEADGDTDTATKTIEVVDLQGPTAKLVAPDTVTVGEEFTVTAKGAGDPSGLDYINWKFDGENRTNGETVTHVFHETGNKTVTLLMRDKEKHNTRMETTVHVEPADDSSDGDNGGDGNDGDSEKGIEDDEDESTGGGGYVPPANPGGNGGNSNSDDAKNTDDSKATAPLTDADGNVGSVAVHASSSDADPTVRVSDSVPANVTAPTVQRDGFAALSYLNVSDADRATFEVSKDRLNEADAAPGAVGLFRYDDGAWSAVETTRLNETDDAYRFGANVSNGTFAVGIGKAVTSVTDLSVGSASVEPGTAVTVTATVRNTGHAAGEQTVELTVGGEVVATKTVSVAADDATDVTFEYAASESGVYELAVGGQNAELVVEGVETTTTDDESSSMETTTATTTDNSSGIPGFGVGVALVALVAAALVALRRQ, encoded by the coding sequence GTGAGCGACCGCGCACGGAGCGTCCTGCTGACGCTTCTCCTCGTCGTCTCGTCGGTCTCGGCGGGCGTCGGCTCGGTCGCGGCGGCACCGACCGGCGACGCGACCACGTTCCACGTCACGCAGGGCGGCAACTGTTACGAAGTCTCCCCGCTCACGTCCAGCGAGGAGACCGTCGAGGAGTTCTACGACTACCGCGCCGGTCCCGACACGAAGTACGGTTCGTACGGCGAGGGGTCGCAGGCCGTCCAAGACAATCAGGTCAGTCACCTCTTCGTCTACGAGGGCGAGCAGGGCCTGAGCCTCGTGATGCTCCACGACGACCTCAACGAGTCGGAAGGCGGTGCGATTTCGTTCGACCTCTCGGGCCTGCCGTCCGACCGCGAGTGGGTCATCGAGGACGACAGCTACGAGAACCGGGACGACAACTTCGACCACAGCGGGACGAGTTCGTCCATCGACTGGATGTGGTCGCCCGGTCGGACCGACGGTGCAGTGGTCCGGGGTCTCGGCGGTAGCTTCGACGCCATCACCATCGACTCCGCCTTCGGCGAGAACTCGTGGGCGTATCAGGAGCGACAGAACCAGTGGCAGTACGCCACCGACGACGTGGACTGGAAGCTCCGGTCCGGCGACGGGTCCGAGTACGACCTCACCAAGGGCCAGAGCTTGACCATCGAGAAGGGCAGTTGTGCCGACGAGACCGCGCCGAACGCGGCGCTCTCGGCGAACCCCCAGACCGCGCAGACCGGCGAATCGGTCTCGTTCGACGCCAGCGAATCCTCGGACGGCCAGACCGCCATCGCCGAGTACCGCTGGGACTTCGACGGCGACGGCGAGATTGACGAGACCACCGCGTCCGCGACGACTTCCCACGCGTACGACACCGCCGACAGCTACGACGCCGCGGTGACGGTCGTAGACGAGGGCGGAAACACGGATACGGCGACGACTTCGGTCGCGGTCGAGAGCGGCGATTCGACCGCCCCGAGCGTGACCCTCGACGCGCCCGAGACGGTCACGGCTGGCGAGGAGTTCACCGCCTCGGCGGCCGCGCCCAACGCGAGCAACGTCAGTAGTTACGAGTGGACCTTCGGCAGTGCGACCGAGAGCGGACAGGAAGTCTCGCACACCTACGACAGCGCGGGCACCTACGACGTGACGGTGAACGTGACCTACGACAACGGCACCAGCGTCGAGGAGTCCGCCACTATCGAGGCAGTCGAACCGAGCGACGGGTCGCCGACCGCGGCCTTCTCGCTCTCGTCGCAGACGGTCGCCAACAACGAAGCGGTCGAGTTGGACGCGAGTAGCTCCTCGGACGACGAGGGCATCGCGAGCTTCGACTGGCAGTTCGGCGACGGCGAGAGCGCCAGCGGCGAGACGGTCGAACACGCCTACGACGAGACCGGCGAGTACGAAATCACCCTCACCGTCACCGACACCGACGGCAACACCGACACCGCGAACGAGACCGTCACGGTGACGGAACCGAAGACCATCGAGTACGTCAACGCGACCGCAGTCCGCATCCACGGCGACTACGAGACGGTGTTCGTGGACGCGACGTTCTTCGACACCAGCGGTGTCGGCACCTCGAACTACGACCTCGGGCCGGTCAACGGAACGACGGTCGTCCACGCGCAGGACGAAGGCAAGTGGGGGCCGGTCATCTCCTCGGTCAGCGTCCACGAGGAGGGCATCGACACCCCGGCGAACGCCAGCAAGAAGAACCCCGACTTCGAGGCGCAACTGGACGCGGTCCGACCGGAGCGCCCGAGTACCTTCGTCCAGAACGCGACGAAGGTCGATAACGGGACGTACGAGGTCACGTTCGGCTACGTGAACCCGAACGACCACGAGATGAGCGGCGGCAGCAAGCTCGTCGGTGGGGACGGCTCCGAGGAGTCCCGGAAGACGTTCCTGCCCGGCCGCCACACGGTCACCGTCGAGTGGACACCCGAGAGCAACGACAGCAACCTCGTCTGGGAGACCGACTTCTCGACCTTCGGACTCGGCGCGTCCACGACGACGAGTCCGACGCCCGAGCAGATCGAGTCCGGCGACATGCCCCCGGTCGCCTCGCTGGCGGCCGCCCCGACGACGGTCGAAGTAGACGAGACGGTCGCGTTCACCGCGGGCCAGTCCCGCGACGACGAGAACGTGACCGAGTACGAGTGGGACTTCGACGGCGACGGTGAGACCGAGCGGACGACCGAACACTCCAACGTCACGAAGGCCTACGCGGCCGCCGGAACTTACCACGCGACCGTGACGGTCGTGGACACCAGCGGCCAGACGGACACGGCACAGACGACCGTGACCGTCGAGGAGGCCTCGACCGAACCGCCGACGGACGCCGGACCGAACGCGGCGCTCGCGGTTGACGACACCTTCGCGTTCGGCTCCATCGGTACGCTCGTCGCCAGCGGTTCGACCGGCGACGGCGACCTGACCTACGAGTGGGACCTCGACACCGCGAAGGACGGCTACGAGCGCGACACCGGCCACCAGTCGTACATCGGCATCGAGACGTGGAACGTCTACGACGACGAAGGCACCTACGAGGTTAGCGTCACCGTGACGGAAGCGGACGGCGACACCGACACGGCAACCAAGACCATCGAGGTCGTTGACCTTCAGGGTCCGACCGCGAAACTCGTCGCGCCGGACACGGTCACGGTCGGCGAGGAGTTCACCGTGACGGCGAAGGGCGCGGGCGACCCGAGCGGCCTTGACTACATCAACTGGAAGTTCGACGGCGAGAACAGAACCAACGGCGAGACCGTCACGCACGTCTTCCACGAGACGGGCAACAAGACGGTCACGCTGTTGATGCGCGACAAAGAGAAGCACAACACCCGGATGGAGACGACCGTCCACGTCGAACCCGCCGACGACAGCAGTGACGGCGACAACGGCGGTGACGGCAACGACGGCGACTCCGAGAAGGGCATCGAGGACGACGAGGACGAGAGTACCGGCGGTGGCGGCTACGTGCCGCCCGCCAACCCCGGCGGAAACGGCGGGAACTCGAACAGCGACGACGCGAAGAACACCGACGACTCGAAGGCCACCGCGCCGCTGACGGACGCCGACGGCAACGTCGGGTCGGTCGCAGTCCACGCGAGCAGTTCGGACGCCGACCCGACCGTGCGAGTCAGCGATAGCGTTCCCGCGAACGTGACCGCGCCGACCGTCCAGCGGGACGGATTCGCGGCGCTCTCGTACCTGAACGTCAGCGACGCCGACAGAGCGACGTTCGAGGTCTCGAAGGACCGACTGAACGAGGCGGACGCGGCCCCCGGCGCTGTCGGGCTGTTCCGCTACGACGACGGCGCGTGGAGCGCAGTCGAGACGACCCGACTCAACGAGACCGACGACGCCTACCGATTCGGCGCGAACGTCTCGAACGGCACGTTCGCGGTCGGCATCGGGAAGGCCGTCACGAGCGTCACCGACCTCTCGGTCGGGAGCGCGTCGGTCGAACCCGGAACCGCCGTGACCGTCACCGCGACGGTCCGGAACACCGGCCACGCCGCGGGCGAGCAGACCGTCGAACTGACGGTCGGCGGCGAGGTCGTCGCCACGAAGACCGTCTCGGTCGCCGCGGACGACGCGACCGACGTGACCTTCGAGTACGCCGCCAGCGAGAGCGGCGTCTACGAACTCGCGGTCGGCGGACAGAACGCCGAACTCGTCGTGGAGGGCGTCGAGACCACGACGACCGACGACGAGTCGAGTAGCATGGAGACCACGACCGCGACGACGACCGACAACTCGTCTGGCATCCCCGGCTTCGGGGTCGGCGTCGCGCTGGTCGCGCTGGTGGCCGCCGCGCTGGTGGCCCTCCGGCGACAGTAG
- the queC gene encoding 7-cyano-7-deazaguanine synthase QueC has protein sequence MTETNAEKRAVVLASGGMDSATAAYLAAEEGYDCYLLHTSYGQETEDREYECARRLADDLDAADFLHVETGHLAAIGGSSLTDDEMDVADADLDSEEVPTSYVPFRNANLLAMATAYAEANDCEAVFIGAHSEDFSGYPDCRPAFFDAFQNVIDAGTKDETDIELRAPFVEWSKTDIAERGVELGVPYEHTWSCYREEAPACGTCDACAFRLQAFQNVGVRDPIAYDERPEYAD, from the coding sequence ATGACCGAGACGAACGCCGAGAAACGCGCGGTCGTCCTCGCCTCCGGCGGGATGGACAGCGCCACCGCGGCCTACCTCGCCGCCGAGGAGGGCTACGACTGTTATCTCCTGCACACCTCCTACGGACAGGAGACCGAGGACCGAGAGTACGAGTGCGCCCGGCGACTCGCCGACGACCTCGACGCCGCGGACTTCCTCCACGTGGAGACGGGCCACCTCGCGGCCATCGGCGGGTCGAGTCTCACCGACGACGAGATGGACGTGGCCGACGCCGACTTGGACTCCGAGGAGGTCCCGACCTCCTACGTCCCGTTCCGGAACGCGAACCTGCTGGCGATGGCGACCGCCTACGCCGAGGCCAACGACTGCGAGGCGGTGTTCATCGGTGCCCACAGCGAGGACTTCTCGGGCTACCCCGACTGCCGCCCGGCGTTCTTCGACGCCTTCCAGAACGTCATCGACGCCGGGACGAAAGACGAGACGGACATCGAACTGCGCGCGCCGTTCGTGGAGTGGTCGAAGACCGACATCGCCGAGCGCGGCGTGGAGTTGGGCGTGCCCTACGAACACACGTGGAGTTGCTACCGTGAGGAGGCCCCGGCCTGCGGCACCTGCGACGCCTGCGCGTTCCGGTTGCAGGCGTTCCAGAACGTCGGCGTGCGCGACCCCATCGCGTACGACGAGCGGCCGGAGTACGCGGACTAG
- a CDS encoding PKD domain-containing protein, which yields MTRTRTRLAIVGIALLVVGATVPLSPASDTAAAAEHAFVAEQNGQCYELSPLSNGEDVRSFYDYRNIENEEGASRYTYSSYMPDHLTQSDASRLFLYDGPEGVSLVIIHNTVGGDRGDGSAATFRFDGLPEGGDWVVEDDDYADQDDRFYRNRIDWSWYGDRTDGGVFRGLDRDGTAVTIDPAFDERAGLYDSPVDRSGDTEAWQFLTGSVGDPSAVSLDMNAPVTIRTGTCEPDETPPSARLNAESGTVGAPVTFDASESADGETGVAEYRWDFDGDGEIERTTSDATVAHAFAETGTYEANVTVVDEAGNADRASATVEVEPDDPPEAAFRVVSPETPVEGQQVVLDAGNSTDDTGIESYRWTLGNGTTATGERVAYTPSGNGTFPVTLEVVDERGQNATVERDIEVRPADETPPEAAVAANRTTVEAGAPVRFDAGNSSDDRGVAGYEWDFGDGATATDPGATATYRYDEAGTYDATVTVTDAGGNAATANVTVEVFPEDESPPSAALSVDTNRTKTGQEIGFSANGSGDDETSVTTYRWDFDGDGETDRATSDATVSHAYESAGNYTASVTVLDRGGNADEETVSVEVERDERAKRDEGGGGNGGESDGGSGGNDAGGGGGGGGGAVDRGPPPVLTETDERGPNAGVVDVRNGRADGAIRAALPETAAAEETGVAFREIGVNLSRDEAHFVVETARSGDEPLSDVPADVTLGSLSVGAKYVEPRQVGGVGYTVAIDRSRLADAGLAPADLTAYRRAGDEWEAVNATVQSRGETVLLRIAADGFAPIAVGAERSVTVADAELAAAEIAADEAVALNATFENDGNSTATFAANLTADGEVVATKRVTVPAEETAEVTLRADIAPGTHAVGLAGERVGSESARVGDVTVAEPTADISVADVSVNESDITAGQQVAITATVTNRGSASGERALALSLFGEEVATKRIALSAGERAEVTFVRRIDAAGEYTAEVGNATAAVSVEEVGDGESASPEIPVPGFGVGVSVVALVAALLVLRRRE from the coding sequence ATGACTCGGACACGCACGCGCCTCGCTATCGTCGGTATCGCCCTCCTCGTGGTCGGCGCGACGGTTCCGCTGTCGCCCGCCAGCGACACCGCCGCGGCCGCGGAACACGCCTTCGTCGCGGAGCAGAACGGCCAGTGCTACGAACTCTCGCCGCTCTCGAACGGCGAGGACGTGCGCTCGTTCTACGACTACCGGAACATCGAGAACGAGGAGGGCGCGAGCAGATACACCTACAGCTCCTACATGCCCGACCACCTCACCCAATCGGACGCCAGTCGCCTGTTCCTCTACGACGGTCCCGAGGGCGTGAGCCTCGTGATAATCCACAACACCGTCGGCGGCGACCGGGGCGACGGGAGCGCCGCGACGTTCCGGTTCGACGGCCTGCCCGAGGGTGGCGACTGGGTGGTCGAGGACGACGACTACGCCGACCAAGACGACCGATTCTACCGGAACCGCATCGACTGGTCGTGGTACGGCGACCGGACCGACGGCGGCGTCTTCCGGGGACTGGACCGCGACGGCACCGCGGTCACCATCGACCCGGCGTTCGACGAGCGGGCCGGACTCTACGACTCGCCGGTGGACCGCTCGGGCGACACCGAGGCGTGGCAGTTCCTGACCGGGAGCGTCGGCGACCCGAGCGCGGTGAGCCTCGATATGAACGCTCCGGTGACGATTCGGACCGGGACCTGCGAACCCGACGAGACCCCGCCGAGCGCCCGACTGAACGCCGAATCGGGCACGGTCGGCGCGCCCGTCACCTTCGACGCCAGCGAGTCGGCGGACGGCGAGACCGGCGTCGCCGAATACCGCTGGGACTTCGACGGCGACGGCGAAATCGAGCGGACGACGAGCGACGCGACGGTCGCCCACGCGTTCGCCGAGACCGGCACCTACGAGGCCAACGTGACGGTCGTAGACGAGGCCGGGAACGCAGACCGCGCGAGCGCGACGGTCGAAGTCGAACCCGACGACCCGCCCGAGGCCGCCTTCAGGGTCGTCTCGCCCGAGACCCCGGTCGAAGGCCAGCAGGTCGTCCTCGACGCGGGCAACTCGACCGACGACACCGGCATCGAGAGCTATCGCTGGACGCTCGGGAACGGCACCACCGCGACCGGCGAGCGCGTGGCCTACACCCCCTCGGGCAACGGCACGTTCCCGGTGACGCTCGAAGTCGTGGACGAGCGCGGCCAGAACGCGACCGTGGAGCGAGACATCGAAGTCCGTCCGGCCGACGAGACCCCGCCGGAGGCCGCGGTCGCGGCCAACCGGACCACCGTCGAAGCGGGCGCTCCCGTCCGCTTCGACGCGGGGAACTCCTCGGACGACCGAGGAGTCGCGGGTTACGAGTGGGACTTCGGCGACGGAGCTACGGCGACCGACCCCGGCGCGACGGCGACCTACCGCTACGACGAGGCCGGGACTTACGACGCGACCGTCACCGTCACCGACGCCGGGGGCAACGCCGCGACCGCGAACGTGACCGTCGAGGTGTTCCCCGAGGACGAGTCGCCGCCGAGCGCCGCGCTCTCGGTGGACACGAACCGGACGAAGACGGGACAGGAAATCGGCTTCAGCGCGAACGGGTCGGGTGACGACGAGACGAGCGTCACGACCTATCGCTGGGACTTCGACGGCGACGGCGAGACCGACCGAGCCACGAGCGACGCGACGGTCAGCCACGCCTACGAGTCGGCAGGCAACTACACCGCGAGTGTGACCGTCCTCGACCGCGGCGGCAACGCGGACGAGGAGACCGTGAGCGTCGAAGTCGAGCGCGACGAGCGAGCGAAACGCGACGAGGGCGGAGGCGGAAACGGCGGTGAGAGCGACGGCGGTAGCGGCGGCAACGACGCCGGAGGAGGCGGCGGTGGCGGAGGCGGCGCGGTGGACCGCGGGCCGCCGCCGGTGCTGACCGAGACCGACGAGCGCGGCCCGAACGCGGGAGTCGTGGACGTGCGCAACGGCCGGGCCGACGGAGCGATTCGGGCCGCCCTGCCCGAGACCGCGGCGGCCGAGGAGACCGGCGTCGCGTTCCGGGAGATAGGGGTGAACCTCTCGCGCGACGAGGCGCACTTCGTCGTGGAGACCGCCCGGAGTGGAGACGAACCGCTGTCAGACGTTCCGGCGGACGTGACCCTCGGCTCGCTGTCGGTCGGCGCGAAGTACGTCGAACCCCGGCAGGTCGGCGGCGTGGGCTACACCGTCGCCATCGACCGCTCGCGGCTCGCCGACGCGGGCCTCGCGCCCGCGGACCTGACCGCCTACCGGCGCGCGGGCGACGAGTGGGAGGCGGTGAACGCGACGGTCCAGTCGCGGGGTGAGACGGTTCTCCTCCGAATCGCGGCCGACGGGTTCGCCCCGATAGCGGTCGGCGCGGAGCGGTCGGTGACGGTCGCCGACGCCGAACTCGCGGCCGCGGAAATCGCCGCCGACGAAGCGGTCGCGCTGAACGCGACCTTCGAGAACGACGGGAACTCGACCGCGACGTTCGCCGCGAATCTGACCGCCGACGGCGAAGTCGTGGCGACGAAGCGAGTCACGGTGCCCGCCGAGGAGACCGCCGAAGTCACGCTCCGCGCCGACATCGCGCCGGGCACCCACGCGGTCGGTCTCGCGGGCGAGCGCGTCGGGTCCGAGAGCGCGCGAGTCGGCGACGTGACGGTGGCCGAACCCACCGCGGACATCTCGGTCGCGGACGTGTCGGTCAACGAGTCCGATATCACGGCGGGCCAGCAGGTCGCCATCACCGCGACGGTCACGAATCGCGGGTCGGCGTCGGGCGAGCGCGCCCTCGCGCTCTCGCTGTTCGGCGAGGAGGTCGCCACGAAGCGAATCGCCCTGTCGGCGGGCGAGCGCGCCGAGGTCACCTTCGTCCGGCGAATCGACGCCGCGGGCGAGTACACCGCCGAGGTCGGGAACGCGACGGCCGCGGTGTCGGTCGAGGAGGTCGGCGACGGCGAGTCGGCGAGTCCCGAAATTCCGGTTCCCGGCTTCGGCGTCGGGGTCTCGGTGGTCGCGCTGGTCGCGGCGCTCCTCGTCCTCCGGAGACGGGAGTGA
- a CDS encoding cupin domain-containing protein, whose translation MGKVNETDLDWTTLEKGETKLRRKQLGEEADGEELGASLYELPPGKRSWPYHYHTGNEEALYLLAGSGTLRLDGETVALSAGDYVALPADESGAHRVVNDSDEPLRYLAVSTMNDPDVTVYPDSGKVGVFSGSPPGGREERTVQGYYERDSDVDYWQGEEDADE comes from the coding sequence ATGGGAAAAGTTAACGAGACCGACCTCGACTGGACGACGCTCGAAAAGGGCGAGACGAAGCTCCGGCGCAAGCAGTTGGGCGAGGAGGCCGACGGCGAGGAGTTAGGCGCGAGCCTCTACGAACTCCCGCCGGGCAAGCGGTCGTGGCCCTACCACTACCACACCGGCAACGAGGAGGCCCTGTATCTCCTCGCGGGGTCGGGGACGCTCCGACTCGACGGCGAGACGGTCGCGCTCTCGGCGGGCGACTACGTGGCGCTTCCGGCCGACGAGTCGGGTGCCCACCGCGTGGTCAACGATTCGGACGAGCCGTTGCGCTATCTGGCCGTCTCCACGATGAACGATCCCGACGTGACCGTCTACCCCGACTCGGGGAAGGTGGGCGTCTTCTCCGGGTCGCCGCCCGGCGGCCGCGAGGAACGGACGGTTCAGGGCTACTACGAGCGCGACAGCGACGTGGACTACTGGCAGGGCGAGGAGGACGCCGACGAGTAG